One window of Methanothermobacter tenebrarum genomic DNA carries:
- a CDS encoding pseudomurein-binding repeat-containing protein: protein MGGDNISTGITVLCMLCMVLATVGTSYAQENTTTNFELQDNSTLLSEENINETPTIMGKTPQVNETVQQAAYNDEGDVKTVKPSDVEDAAVRVNRFIQENGRLPRYVSIKNSQVSMPEYLHLLTASLTGGDTIIKNVGLPKNSTGTTLAGSIKLNDYLELAGRVYNFIESENRAPSYATYQGLKIRFESLVWLFTKAIDFKVANQRLPNYISLEKLDNIATYTIDNNNPGSTSGSAANNNSITLNDILNAAVSLKNFIEQNQRLPTYVQVANQKINPSQFLYLMAKSITQINNGKNTPISLIGANEAPNPTGAAIGELKLTEYLQVAETITGFIEANGRSPNYATTSIGSISYPNMVYAMSRILTFYKENYRLPKTVTIKMVYNQNQNTNNELSQYLVATANCQVNDPSIQALASQLTRGLTSEWDKAKAIFNWVRDNIDYNFYYNTRYGAVGTLNYRTANCCDHAHLVVALARAAGLPARYKHGICTFSSGTYGHVWAQIYIGGTWYDADATSIRNSLGVINNWNTATGTILGTYASLPF, encoded by the coding sequence GTGGGAGGCGATAATATTTCGACTGGTATAACAGTACTATGCATGCTATGCATGGTACTGGCTACAGTAGGTACCAGTTACGCCCAAGAAAACACAACCACAAACTTTGAACTACAAGATAACAGTACACTATTAAGCGAAGAGAACATCAATGAAACCCCCACCATCATGGGAAAGACCCCCCAAGTCAATGAAACAGTCCAACAGGCAGCATATAATGATGAGGGGGATGTAAAGACCGTGAAACCCTCAGATGTCGAGGATGCAGCGGTTCGTGTTAACAGGTTCATCCAAGAGAACGGAAGACTCCCAAGATATGTGAGTATCAAAAATTCACAGGTTAGCATGCCAGAATACTTGCACCTCCTCACAGCATCCCTAACAGGTGGGGATACCATCATAAAGAACGTGGGACTACCCAAAAACTCTACTGGGACCACATTGGCTGGTTCAATAAAATTAAATGACTATCTTGAACTTGCAGGTAGGGTGTACAATTTCATAGAATCGGAAAATAGAGCACCCTCCTATGCAACCTACCAGGGGCTTAAAATCAGATTCGAATCCCTAGTATGGCTATTCACAAAAGCCATCGACTTTAAAGTAGCAAATCAACGCCTACCCAATTACATAAGCCTTGAAAAACTTGATAACATAGCCACATACACTATAGACAATAACAATCCTGGCAGCACCTCAGGAAGTGCTGCCAATAACAATTCAATAACCCTCAACGATATCCTAAACGCCGCGGTTTCACTTAAAAATTTCATAGAACAAAATCAGCGCCTACCCACATATGTGCAGGTGGCAAATCAAAAAATAAACCCAAGCCAATTCCTATATCTCATGGCTAAAAGCATAACCCAAATAAATAACGGGAAAAACACACCCATCAGCCTAATAGGAGCTAATGAGGCGCCGAACCCTACCGGGGCCGCTATAGGCGAACTTAAACTCACAGAATATCTTCAAGTCGCGGAGACTATCACAGGTTTCATCGAAGCCAATGGAAGATCACCAAATTATGCCACGACAAGTATTGGCAGCATATCATATCCTAACATGGTCTATGCTATGAGTAGGATACTTACATTCTACAAGGAAAATTACAGGTTACCTAAAACAGTAACAATAAAAATGGTATACAACCAAAATCAGAATACAAACAATGAACTCAGCCAGTATCTTGTCGCCACGGCAAACTGCCAGGTAAACGATCCCAGTATCCAGGCATTAGCATCCCAATTAACCAGAGGCCTTACAAGCGAATGGGATAAGGCGAAGGCCATCTTTAACTGGGTCAGGGATAACATAGACTATAACTTCTACTATAATACAAGGTATGGTGCTGTCGGAACCCTAAACTATCGGACTGCCAACTGTTGTGACCATGCACATCTTGTCGTGGCACTTGCCAGGGCGGCCGGGTTACCGGCACGATACAAGCATGGGATCTGCACATTCTCCAGCGGAACCTACGGGCATGTCTGGGCGCAAATCTACATTGGGGGTACATGGTACGATGCAGATGCAACAAGCATCAGAAACAGTCTAGGTGTAATAAACAATTGGAACACAGCAACCGGGACAATACTAGGAACCTACGCAAGCCTACCATTTTAA
- a CDS encoding glycosyltransferase family 2 protein, with the protein MKIVTIIPAYNEEAKIEEVVKEALKHGDVIVVDDGSTDNTSILAKKAGATVIKHERNKGKGAAIKTGVKRIIDKGYDVIVLMDGDGQHDPQYIESLASRINGAQMVIGSRFMDDISKMPLHRRFSNRITTYLLDHLTGYQLTDSQSGFKAINADHALLLLKIPYNDYIYESELIRMAAAHNLIIDEVPIGCHYAKEKSYIGVADLLKYIIFIMRVLSHKIIKRIGNYLDL; encoded by the coding sequence ATGAAGATAGTGACAATAATACCAGCATATAACGAAGAGGCAAAAATAGAAGAAGTTGTGAAGGAAGCCCTTAAACACGGGGACGTTATAGTTGTAGATGACGGGTCTACAGATAATACAAGCATACTAGCCAAAAAAGCCGGGGCAACAGTTATAAAGCATGAAAGGAATAAAGGTAAGGGCGCGGCTATCAAAACAGGGGTTAAGAGGATAATCGACAAAGGATATGATGTTATAGTTTTAATGGACGGTGACGGACAACACGACCCCCAGTATATAGAATCCTTAGCATCCCGGATTAACGGAGCCCAGATGGTTATAGGCTCCCGTTTCATGGATGATATCAGTAAAATGCCTTTGCATAGACGATTTTCTAATAGGATAACAACTTATCTTTTAGATCATCTAACAGGCTATCAGTTAACTGACAGCCAAAGCGGCTTCAAAGCCATTAACGCAGACCATGCACTATTATTACTCAAGATACCATATAATGATTATATTTACGAATCAGAGCTTATACGCATGGCCGCTGCACATAATCTTATAATAGATGAAGTCCCAATAGGCTGTCATTATGCCAAGGAAAAATCATACATAGGAGTAGCAGACCTCCTAAAATATATAATATTCATAATGAGAGTATTATCCCATAAGATTATAAAAAGAATAGGAAATTATCTGGACCTATAA
- a CDS encoding UPF0104 family protein, translating to MRKFYVFILSLILLLILIAWIGPSNIIYAFLGVRWHLIILAMMVHLIIIFVRSLRWGFIIDKKRSYVDNFIVKTIGLFAGNLSPMRSAGEIINAIAGKKINRIPISRGLSAGLTERFFDLGIAGSLLIISALFIPMIRWIALIGGLISILLTVLIYLVNWREGIGIRLYEKIHRILEKFPIADKTLDNIYDKITKTIIDIIRHTRSYSGKSDILIIFLLSLISWLMECIRLYLVFLAFRVHTSFFAIVIIFLLANFIGVITMLPGGLGSIEISLTTLFILFQIPAYLAGSIALMDRIISFWMINFLGLIFTAYYAGEILDDIRSTLDIQG from the coding sequence ATGAGAAAATTCTATGTCTTCATTCTCAGCCTAATACTCCTCCTAATCCTTATAGCATGGATAGGCCCTTCTAATATAATATACGCTTTCTTGGGGGTGCGATGGCATCTCATTATCTTGGCTATGATGGTCCATCTTATCATAATATTCGTAAGATCCCTCAGGTGGGGGTTTATAATTGATAAAAAGAGATCCTATGTTGATAACTTTATCGTGAAAACTATAGGACTCTTCGCGGGTAATCTCAGTCCAATGAGAAGCGCTGGGGAGATCATAAATGCCATCGCTGGTAAGAAGATAAATAGGATACCTATTTCACGTGGATTATCAGCTGGACTTACTGAAAGATTCTTCGACCTTGGGATAGCAGGGAGTCTTCTTATAATCTCGGCCTTATTCATCCCCATGATAAGATGGATAGCATTAATTGGGGGTTTGATTTCCATCCTCCTAACAGTCCTAATATACCTAGTTAATTGGAGGGAAGGCATAGGTATAAGATTATATGAAAAGATCCATAGGATCTTGGAAAAATTCCCAATAGCAGATAAGACCCTTGATAACATCTATGATAAGATAACAAAGACTATAATTGATATTATAAGGCATACCAGATCCTACTCAGGGAAGAGTGATATCCTCATAATATTCTTGCTATCATTAATCTCATGGTTAATGGAATGCATCAGATTATATCTGGTTTTTTTGGCCTTTAGGGTTCATACAAGCTTTTTTGCGATTGTTATAATATTTCTCCTCGCAAATTTTATAGGGGTGATTACAATGCTCCCCGGGGGTCTCGGTTCAATCGAGATCTCATTAACAACACTCTTCATCCTATTCCAGATACCAGCCTATTTAGCGGGGAGTATAGCCCTCATGGATCGTATCATATCATTTTGGATGATTAACTTCCTCGGCCTAATATTCACAGCATACTATGCGGGGGAAATATTAGATGATATCAGATCAACCCTCGATATCCAAGGTTAG
- a CDS encoding SDR family oxidoreductase, which translates to MKDKSVVVTGGLGFIGSHITDRLLEDGNTVTVIDDCSTGSINNLTMKDHENLEIIKGDIRKLNLEEIFKGKDYIFHQAALASVEESIKNPIRCHEINATGTLKVLQAAKKCKVTKVLNASTSAVYGDNPNIPLNENETPKPLSPYAASKVSAESYCHVYTRCYGLKTVSLRYFNVFGPLQNPRSEYAAVIPRFINAILSGEKPIIYGDGNQSRDFIYVEDIVEANLLLAESEFTGPINIATGESITINKLLGLIEDILDVDIKPIYHDPRPGDIKESIADISLLESLGFKKITKLKNGLEKTIEWYKEYKPRLVDYPTR; encoded by the coding sequence GTGAAGGATAAAAGTGTCGTAGTCACTGGCGGCCTCGGATTTATCGGTTCACACATTACAGACAGACTACTAGAGGATGGTAACACGGTCACGGTTATAGATGATTGCTCCACGGGCTCAATCAATAATCTAACCATGAAAGATCATGAAAACCTTGAAATCATAAAAGGTGATATAAGAAAACTGAACCTTGAGGAGATCTTCAAAGGAAAGGATTACATATTCCACCAGGCAGCCCTCGCAAGCGTGGAGGAAAGTATAAAAAATCCAATAAGATGTCATGAAATAAACGCCACAGGCACCCTCAAAGTCCTCCAAGCCGCGAAAAAGTGTAAAGTTACAAAAGTATTAAACGCATCCACCTCCGCGGTCTATGGAGACAATCCAAACATACCATTAAATGAAAACGAAACCCCAAAGCCGCTTTCACCATACGCCGCCTCAAAGGTTTCAGCAGAATCATATTGTCATGTTTACACCCGATGCTATGGGCTTAAAACAGTATCATTAAGATACTTTAACGTGTTCGGACCCCTCCAAAATCCAAGATCAGAATATGCTGCTGTAATACCACGATTCATAAACGCCATACTTTCAGGAGAGAAGCCAATAATCTATGGAGACGGCAACCAAAGCCGGGACTTCATCTATGTAGAGGATATAGTGGAAGCCAACCTACTACTTGCAGAATCAGAATTCACAGGCCCGATCAACATAGCCACGGGTGAAAGCATCACAATAAACAAACTACTGGGACTAATAGAGGATATCCTTGACGTTGACATCAAACCCATCTACCACGACCCGAGACCAGGTGACATAAAGGAGTCCATAGCGGATATAAGCCTTCTAGAGTCCCTAGGATTCAAAAAGATTACAAAACTCAAAAATGGACTTGAAAAGACAATAGAATGGTACAAAGAATATAAACCTAGACTTGTAGACTACCCCACCCGCTAG
- a CDS encoding DUF1616 domain-containing protein translates to MKSGDSEEILKLHQSSRDLLVVVVSALLLLVILQFPYRFWILRTLIIGFNIFIVLGYSIISFSSLGFQEKGLFWRLILSVLVSLLIIISLGYLPLDNHGILRLSAVISIIAGVLAYARRHRRQKMIRGSLKGAGIDEKNIISPSEAAKMAIERHERISMVDEFERAFPSEDYFKIEEEKEKLKTMIRSRIKPIEKIKDTSLDRDKIISLILVFILISMVGATINIVLNPVPSEKFTEFYILGPAGKAYDYPTDLKVGETGEVIIGVVNHEYQTMNYRIVIKLGEETIGNTTLTLKNGEKWEKRFEFTPTEAGDDQKLQFLLYRLPDENRVYRSLHLFINVKG, encoded by the coding sequence ATGAAGTCTGGTGACTCCGAGGAAATTTTAAAGTTGCATCAGTCTTCAAGGGATCTTCTTGTTGTGGTTGTCTCAGCCCTCCTACTTTTAGTAATTTTACAATTCCCCTATAGGTTTTGGATCCTCAGAACCTTGATTATAGGATTTAACATTTTCATAGTATTGGGATATTCTATAATATCATTTTCCTCCTTGGGTTTCCAGGAGAAAGGACTATTTTGGAGGCTGATTTTAAGTGTCCTTGTAAGTCTGTTGATAATCATATCCTTAGGTTATCTGCCATTGGATAATCATGGGATCCTAAGGTTATCAGCTGTGATATCAATCATAGCAGGGGTACTAGCATATGCCAGGAGGCATAGAAGACAGAAGATGATAAGAGGATCACTAAAAGGGGCTGGAATAGATGAAAAGAATATTATAAGCCCATCAGAGGCTGCTAAGATGGCCATAGAACGACATGAAAGAATATCCATGGTTGACGAGTTTGAAAGGGCGTTCCCATCAGAAGATTATTTCAAAATCGAGGAAGAAAAAGAAAAGCTAAAAACCATGATAAGATCGAGGATTAAACCTATTGAAAAGATCAAGGATACTTCCCTGGACAGGGACAAGATAATATCACTGATACTAGTTTTCATCCTCATTTCAATGGTAGGAGCCACAATTAATATTGTCCTAAATCCGGTCCCGTCAGAAAAATTCACGGAATTTTACATCCTCGGACCCGCGGGAAAAGCATATGATTACCCGACTGATCTAAAAGTAGGCGAAACTGGGGAAGTGATTATAGGGGTTGTAAACCATGAGTATCAAACCATGAATTATAGGATAGTCATTAAACTAGGTGAGGAAACCATAGGTAATACCACGTTAACCTTAAAGAACGGTGAAAAGTGGGAGAAACGCTTCGAATTCACCCCAACAGAAGCCGGGGACGATCAAAAACTCCAATTCCTACTATACCGTCTACCAGATGAAAATAGAGTTTACAGGTCCCTCCACCTTTTCATAAATGTCAAAGGATAA
- the ehaA gene encoding energy-converting NiFe hydrogenase A subunit EhaA: MILFGYLIAIISAIIVALFLGLPIVAERPWRRSWTLTVIFPTPIIAAGLLAVSLKLGFKGFYNTMDLGLIMGIISAFLVKYILESIFPKPPFHPG, encoded by the coding sequence ATGATTCTCTTCGGGTACTTGATCGCGATAATATCAGCTATTATTGTAGCTTTATTCCTTGGACTCCCAATTGTGGCTGAAAGGCCATGGAGACGTTCATGGACCCTAACAGTGATATTCCCAACCCCCATAATCGCAGCAGGCCTCCTAGCAGTATCCCTAAAATTAGGATTTAAAGGATTCTATAATACCATGGATCTAGGCCTTATCATGGGGATAATATCAGCTTTTCTGGTAAAATATATCCTAGAGAGCATCTTCCCCAAACCCCCATTTCATCCAGGATAA
- a CDS encoding energy-converting hydrogenase A, subunit R produces MRKLFVTDCEGPISLNDNAFELASHFIPDGDRFFAAVSRYDDILAYEIKRPGYNAGDTLKLITPFLKAYNVTNDKIIEFSRENISLVPWARQLLQRVQGFMPSYIISTSYRQYIEALCNLINFPLENTYYTSLDIDSHELPEDEREKLFKFKDMIVESADFETMDRIFFKEIPQMRIGKLLEDVKTVGGEGKRLALKEILEKEKLPIKSALYIGDSITDVEPLRYTRGRGLAISFNGNHYAVKEADMIIIAENALPIGLIADLHSRFGRDYIIEFVKAYTRDPERALENFRISYNIREEFMETFKGKFPRILIPDDNIEEIAEESLQMRKRIRGEAIGGLG; encoded by the coding sequence ATGAGAAAATTATTCGTAACAGACTGTGAGGGTCCAATTTCACTTAACGACAATGCATTCGAACTTGCAAGCCATTTCATACCAGATGGTGACAGGTTCTTCGCGGCGGTGAGCAGATACGATGATATACTAGCATATGAGATTAAAAGGCCAGGGTATAATGCTGGTGACACCCTTAAACTCATCACACCATTCCTAAAAGCCTATAATGTTACTAATGATAAGATAATAGAATTCTCCAGGGAAAATATTAGCCTAGTTCCATGGGCGCGCCAACTACTCCAAAGAGTCCAAGGGTTCATGCCATCCTACATTATAAGTACAAGTTACAGGCAGTACATTGAAGCCCTCTGCAACCTCATCAACTTCCCATTAGAAAACACATATTATACAAGCCTTGACATAGACTCACACGAACTCCCCGAGGACGAACGGGAAAAACTCTTCAAATTCAAAGACATGATAGTAGAGAGTGCTGATTTCGAGACAATGGATAGAATATTCTTCAAAGAAATACCCCAGATGAGAATAGGCAAACTCCTAGAGGATGTTAAAACAGTAGGGGGAGAAGGTAAACGCCTAGCCCTCAAAGAAATACTCGAAAAGGAGAAACTCCCCATAAAATCCGCCCTCTATATAGGGGATAGTATAACCGATGTGGAACCCCTCAGATACACAAGGGGGCGTGGACTGGCAATATCCTTTAACGGAAACCACTATGCCGTGAAAGAAGCTGATATGATCATCATAGCAGAGAACGCCCTCCCAATAGGTTTAATAGCTGATTTACATTCACGCTTCGGTCGAGACTACATAATAGAATTCGTGAAAGCCTATACAAGGGATCCTGAAAGGGCGCTGGAAAACTTTAGGATAAGCTATAATATCCGCGAAGAATTCATGGAAACATTCAAAGGAAAATTCCCAAGAATACTCATACCAGATGATAACATAGAGGAGATAGCAGAGGAGAGCCTCCAAATGCGTAAAAGGATCAGGGGAGAAGCCATAGGAGGCCTAGGATAG
- a CDS encoding formylmethanofuran--tetrahydromethanopterin N-formyltransferase: MKINGTLIEDTFCETFKGKCVRALVTAHDKETVKKAAYDATSTPAAVIGRLESGVESFIDKSITPDSRDGAILQFYFALDNMEKFEVELSYRIRQDILVKPFTSLFDASLKPEGYIDMMRYVGHCGDGYEWIETIHGRKMIIVPLTVPDFKIEAQLGYQTGIMGANFWYMCKDKRSVLEAGKSAIEAINQIDKVITPFDICSASSKPETNYPWIGPTTNHPYCPSLKTRLGKESKVPDGVKYIPEIVINGLSHEKVMEALKVGVEAVSRFDGVIRVSAGNYEGKLGDDKIFLHELF, from the coding sequence GTGAAGATCAACGGGACCCTCATAGAGGATACATTCTGCGAAACCTTTAAGGGTAAGTGTGTAAGGGCCCTGGTAACCGCCCATGACAAAGAAACAGTGAAAAAGGCGGCGTATGATGCCACTTCAACCCCCGCAGCAGTTATAGGGAGACTAGAAAGCGGCGTTGAATCATTCATTGACAAGAGTATAACACCAGATTCTAGAGATGGTGCCATCCTCCAATTCTATTTTGCCCTTGATAACATGGAAAAATTTGAGGTGGAACTATCCTATAGGATAAGGCAAGACATCCTAGTGAAGCCCTTCACAAGCCTATTTGATGCAAGCTTAAAACCAGAGGGATACATTGACATGATGAGATACGTCGGACACTGCGGCGACGGATACGAGTGGATAGAAACCATCCATGGGAGAAAGATGATAATAGTACCCCTAACAGTGCCAGACTTCAAAATAGAAGCCCAACTAGGATACCAGACAGGTATAATGGGCGCCAACTTCTGGTACATGTGCAAAGATAAAAGATCAGTCCTCGAAGCGGGTAAAAGCGCTATAGAGGCCATAAACCAGATAGATAAGGTCATAACACCATTCGATATCTGCTCAGCCTCATCAAAACCCGAAACAAATTACCCATGGATAGGCCCCACAACAAACCACCCATACTGTCCATCACTAAAAACAAGACTAGGCAAGGAATCTAAAGTCCCAGATGGAGTCAAATACATACCAGAGATAGTAATAAACGGACTCTCCCATGAAAAGGTCATGGAAGCCCTCAAGGTTGGAGTAGAAGCCGTATCAAGGTTCGATGGTGTGATAAGGGTTTCAGCCGGCAACTACGAAGGCAAACTAGGTGATGATAAAATATTCCTCCACGAACTATTCTAG
- a CDS encoding carbohydrate kinase family protein — MKKTKNKITQHGTGTAPKPTRNPLLSIPCFGRGCWAGLIIETRNPLQQLVVVHMFDAVGFGALNIDQLYNVDRIIGPEEETIIKGFRETCGGSAANTIIGLSRLGLKTAYIGKVATDREGIKLKKNLEKEKVNLELLTTTKKGRSGKVIGFVDEHGQRALYLDPGVNDTIKIDEIKISLVENSRLLHLTSFAGEGLHVQETLLERLSSTPLISLDPGNLYAKKGMKTLKGLIEAVNILLLNEMELKMMIGYRGSYKEAAKLLADEVDVIIVKRGPSGVYGIMDGLEVEVPALEVECVDTTGAGDAFNAGFLYAWLMGYDLKKSCYFGNYIASYCIQGYGATTMLPTREATRILK; from the coding sequence GTGAAAAAAACAAAGAATAAGATTACTCAACACGGGACTGGGACAGCCCCCAAGCCCACGAGAAACCCCCTACTCAGCATCCCCTGCTTCGGCCGTGGTTGCTGGGCAGGTCTCATCATCGAAACAAGAAACCCCTTGCAACAGCTGGTGGTAGTTCACATGTTCGACGCGGTAGGTTTCGGAGCCCTTAACATAGACCAACTCTACAATGTTGACAGGATCATAGGCCCGGAAGAAGAAACCATAATCAAAGGATTTAGAGAAACCTGTGGCGGTTCAGCAGCTAACACGATCATAGGCCTCTCAAGGTTGGGCCTTAAAACTGCATACATTGGCAAAGTGGCCACGGACAGAGAAGGCATCAAACTTAAAAAAAATCTTGAAAAAGAAAAAGTTAACCTAGAACTTCTCACCACAACAAAAAAGGGTAGAAGTGGTAAAGTAATAGGATTCGTGGATGAGCATGGACAAAGGGCACTATACCTAGACCCTGGCGTAAATGACACCATAAAAATTGATGAGATAAAAATCAGCCTAGTAGAAAACAGTAGACTACTACACTTAACATCATTTGCAGGTGAAGGCCTACATGTCCAGGAAACATTACTAGAGAGATTATCCTCCACGCCACTTATAAGCCTAGACCCAGGGAACCTATACGCCAAAAAGGGGATGAAAACTCTCAAAGGGCTTATAGAAGCTGTTAACATCCTCCTATTAAATGAGATGGAGCTTAAGATGATGATAGGCTACCGTGGATCCTACAAGGAGGCTGCGAAACTCCTAGCAGATGAAGTTGATGTTATCATAGTAAAAAGGGGCCCCTCGGGTGTTTATGGGATCATGGACGGCCTAGAAGTGGAAGTACCGGCCCTAGAGGTTGAATGTGTAGATACAACCGGAGCGGGTGACGCATTCAACGCAGGATTCTTATATGCATGGCTCATGGGATACGACCTTAAAAAATCATGCTATTTTGGAAATTATATAGCATCCTATTGTATACAGGGATATGGTGCAACTACCATGCTACCCACACGGGAAGCTACAAGAATACTAAAATAA
- a CDS encoding heavy metal translocating P-type ATPase, whose translation MSCNNGKDKKIIFLSIGLFIIGLQYNGQSLPALLLFTATVLVSGLGTFKEAILSLYHGRFTIDLLITLAVIGAYSLGDYPEAALVVLLYYIAEYLEEYATGQAHESIKDLMKLKPEIATIKVGKREVKVDASRVQPGEIMIIRPGDMIPLDGEIIEGSSYVDQSNITGESKPVTRTVGDEVFAGTINLEGYLEVKVTRNSERTIIARVIELIEKARMRRSSKELFMDKFASYYTPTIIIASMLTGIIPSIILGNPETWIYRALVLMVIACPCALVISVPVAMISGITAATREGILIKGSSYLEEMSKIETIVFDKTGTLTEGELTIKEIKTYNDTNVLKVAASLEKGLKHPIAYAITNLAGEKGIEPLKVENPEYKPGYGIKGKVGGKLYFLGQDTRQESEDTSIFLESEGKIIGEITLEDKIRPSAPTLIETLSKENIRTMILTGDNQKVAEKIAKELKINEYIGGLLPEDKFDLIESLRSKGRVAMVGDGINDAPALAAADIGIAMGTRGSDIALDTADIVLIDDNLQKIHQIIELGKRTMKIVQENIALSILIKGSLALFSIFGLVSLWMAVGIGDMGLSLAVIINGLRNNPKTFIPWKKR comes from the coding sequence ATGTCTTGTAATAATGGAAAAGACAAAAAAATCATATTCTTGTCCATAGGCCTATTCATCATAGGTCTACAATATAATGGGCAGAGCCTACCCGCCTTACTATTATTCACGGCAACTGTCCTTGTATCGGGGCTGGGGACATTCAAAGAGGCCATCCTATCACTCTATCATGGCAGGTTCACAATAGATCTCCTCATTACACTAGCTGTTATAGGAGCATACTCCCTTGGAGACTATCCAGAGGCGGCCCTTGTAGTTCTACTATATTATATTGCAGAATACCTAGAAGAGTATGCTACAGGCCAAGCACACGAATCCATAAAGGATCTCATGAAACTCAAACCAGAAATAGCAACGATAAAGGTTGGAAAAAGAGAGGTTAAAGTGGACGCCAGTAGAGTCCAACCCGGGGAGATAATGATAATCCGCCCAGGGGACATGATACCATTAGATGGGGAGATAATAGAAGGCTCAAGTTATGTTGACCAGTCAAATATTACAGGAGAATCCAAACCAGTCACTAGGACCGTTGGGGATGAAGTATTCGCCGGTACAATAAACCTTGAAGGCTACCTTGAAGTCAAGGTTACAAGGAACTCTGAAAGAACAATCATAGCAAGGGTCATAGAACTGATAGAAAAGGCTAGGATGAGAAGATCATCCAAGGAACTTTTCATGGACAAATTCGCATCATATTACACGCCAACAATTATAATAGCAAGCATGTTAACAGGTATCATCCCAAGCATAATCCTAGGCAACCCAGAAACTTGGATATACCGGGCCCTCGTACTAATGGTAATCGCATGCCCCTGCGCCCTGGTAATATCAGTACCAGTTGCGATGATATCAGGGATAACAGCAGCTACAAGGGAAGGGATACTAATAAAAGGTTCAAGTTACCTTGAAGAGATGTCAAAGATAGAAACTATTGTATTCGACAAGACAGGCACCCTAACAGAAGGCGAATTAACAATAAAAGAAATAAAAACATATAATGACACCAACGTATTAAAGGTTGCCGCTTCACTAGAAAAAGGTTTAAAACATCCAATAGCATATGCAATAACCAACCTAGCAGGGGAAAAGGGCATAGAACCATTAAAAGTCGAAAACCCAGAATACAAGCCAGGATATGGCATCAAAGGCAAGGTCGGGGGTAAATTATACTTCCTAGGCCAGGACACCCGACAAGAATCTGAGGATACATCCATCTTCCTAGAAAGTGAGGGGAAGATCATCGGAGAAATAACATTAGAAGATAAAATAAGACCATCAGCCCCCACCCTAATAGAAACCCTATCAAAAGAGAACATTAGGACGATGATCTTAACCGGCGATAATCAGAAAGTTGCAGAGAAAATAGCAAAGGAACTTAAAATCAACGAATACATTGGGGGACTGCTCCCAGAGGACAAATTCGACCTTATAGAGAGTCTAAGATCCAAAGGGAGGGTTGCCATGGTCGGTGATGGTATAAACGATGCCCCGGCCCTTGCAGCGGCAGACATTGGGATTGCGATGGGGACCAGAGGCTCTGACATAGCCCTCGACACCGCAGATATAGTTCTCATCGATGATAACCTACAAAAGATACACCAAATAATAGAACTTGGAAAAAGGACCATGAAAATAGTACAGGAGAACATAGCTCTCTCAATACTCATTAAAGGGTCCCTGGCTCTTTTTTCAATCTTTGGACTAGTATCATTATGGATGGCAGTAGGCATCGGTGATATGGGACTCTCACTTGCAGTAATCATCAACGGACTGCGCAATAACCCAAAAACTTTTATCCCATGGAAAAAAAGATAA